The DNA segment GGACCAATACGGAAAAACTTCCTCATCACCCATTTCTTCAACCCCCCGCGCTACATGCGTCTTCTGGAGATCGTCCCGAACAAATTCACCGATCCTGACATTGTCCGGTTCATGGCAGGATTCATTGAGAAGCGCCTCGGGAAGGGGATCGTCTTTGCCAAGGACACTCCCAACTTCATCGCCAACCGGATCGGCGTCTATTCCATGTGCAACAGCATGCGCCACATGATCGAGATGGAGATGACCGTGGAGGAGGTGGACGCCGTTTCCGGGCCGGCCACTGCCCGCCCGAAAAGCGCCATTTTCCGCACTGCTGATCTGGTGGGTCTCGACACCCTGCAGCATGTCGCGGACAACGCCCATGAAACCCTGGTGAAGGACGAGCAGCGGGAGACATTTTTCCTGCCCGGTTTCGTCAGCGAGATGGTAAAGAAGGGCCTCCTCGGGAACAAGAGCAAACAGGGGTTCTTCAAGAAGGAGAAGGACGAAAAAGGTACCGCATATTTCTACTATGACTATAAGACCGGGCAGTACGCGCCGTCAGTGCGGCCCAAGTACGCTTCCGCGGAAGCGGCCAAGCCGATCGATGATCCGGGAAAACGATTGCAGACGGTCTTGTCCGGCACGGACAAGGGGGCGCTGTTCGCCTGGAAGAACCTGCGCGATACCCTGATCTACACGGTCGGCATGATTCCCGAGGTCGCCGACGACATTGTGAACATCGACAACGCCATGAAGTGGGGATTCAACTGGGACCTCGGCCCCTTCGAGATGCTCGATGCCATCGGCGTTAAAAATTTCGTGAAGCGGGCGGAGCAGGACGGGGTGAAGGTGCCGGCGGTCCTTAAATCGATCGAACAATTTTACAAATTCGAGAACAACAAAGACTACTACTATGACATGCTTGCCGGGGAATACCGCGAAATTTCCAGGCCTGCCGCGAATATCAGCCTCTCTTTCTTGACAAAAAGCAACCGGGTGGTGGAGAAGAGCAGCGGCGCTTCCGTGCTCGACCTGGGGGACGGCGTCTTCTGCCTTGAATTCCACACCAAGATGAACGCGATCGGCAACGACATCCTCGCCATGGTCCACCAGGGAATCAAACGGGCGGAAAACGAAGGCGTGGGTCTTGTCATTGCCAACGAGGGAAGGGTATTTTCCGCGGGCGCCAACCTGATGCTTATTGCCATGGCCATTGCCGAGGGGGCCTATGACGATATCGCCCTGACGGTCAAGAACTTCCAGAAGGCGATGATGGCGATCAAGTACTCGAAGATACCGGTCGTTGCCGCACCTCACAACCTCGTCATGGGAGGCGGGTGCGAGATCTGCCTCCATTCCGACGCGATGAACCCCCACGCCGAGACCTATATGGGGCTCGTGGAGATCGGGGTCGGGCTCCTTCCCGCAGGCGGGGGGACCAAGGAGATGGCGATACGCGCTATAAAACTTGCCGAGGAATACGAGACCGATATCAGCCCGTTCATCTTTAAGAATTTTTCGAACATTGCACTGGCCAAAGTGAGCACGTCCGCGGCAGAGCTCTGGGGGATGGGCTTCATGCGCCACGGCGATGCCATCACCATGGATATGGACAAACGGATCTTCGATGCCAAGCAGAAGACGATCGCCCTTGCGGCCAACTACCGTCCTGCACAGCCGCTCATCGACCTGAAGGCGCCGGGAAGGAGCATTGCCGCCACCATCAAGTCACAGGTCTGGAATATGAGGATGGGCGGACAGGTCACTGAGTTCGAAGAGCTCCTCGCCGGAACGATCGCCGATGTCATCACCGGTGGTGATGTTCCCGCCGGCACCCTGATCACCGAGGAGTATCTGCTTCAGCTGGAGCGGGAGGCGTTCCTCAAACTGTGCGGCCAGAAAAAGACGCTGGAGCGGATTCAGTTCATGCTGAAGAAGGGGAAACCGCTGCGGAATTAGAAGCATGAAATCAAAAGGCGTCTCTCGCAGAGCACGCTGAGGACGCGGAGTTAGATCAAAACCCTT comes from the Nitrospirota bacterium genome and includes:
- a CDS encoding 3-hydroxyacyl-CoA dehydrogenase/enoyl-CoA hydratase family protein, which encodes MKQINKVAVLGAGVMGATIAAHLANAGIQVLLLDIVPNEPNEAEKKAGLTLNDPAVRNRFAAAGLEGLKKIKPAAFFIPAYASFIEVGNFDDDIKRLRECDWIIEVVVEKMEIKKRLFSEKVAPNLKEGAILSSNTSGLSVNEMAESLPGPIRKNFLITHFFNPPRYMRLLEIVPNKFTDPDIVRFMAGFIEKRLGKGIVFAKDTPNFIANRIGVYSMCNSMRHMIEMEMTVEEVDAVSGPATARPKSAIFRTADLVGLDTLQHVADNAHETLVKDEQRETFFLPGFVSEMVKKGLLGNKSKQGFFKKEKDEKGTAYFYYDYKTGQYAPSVRPKYASAEAAKPIDDPGKRLQTVLSGTDKGALFAWKNLRDTLIYTVGMIPEVADDIVNIDNAMKWGFNWDLGPFEMLDAIGVKNFVKRAEQDGVKVPAVLKSIEQFYKFENNKDYYYDMLAGEYREISRPAANISLSFLTKSNRVVEKSSGASVLDLGDGVFCLEFHTKMNAIGNDILAMVHQGIKRAENEGVGLVIANEGRVFSAGANLMLIAMAIAEGAYDDIALTVKNFQKAMMAIKYSKIPVVAAPHNLVMGGGCEICLHSDAMNPHAETYMGLVEIGVGLLPAGGGTKEMAIRAIKLAEEYETDISPFIFKNFSNIALAKVSTSAAELWGMGFMRHGDAITMDMDKRIFDAKQKTIALAANYRPAQPLIDLKAPGRSIAATIKSQVWNMRMGGQVTEFEELLAGTIADVITGGDVPAGTLITEEYLLQLEREAFLKLCGQKKTLERIQFMLKKGKPLRN